The Clostridia bacterium DNA window AGGGTAGACGCCAGTCGACGCTCGCCCCGACCGCTGCGAGGTTCTCCACGAGGATGGCGGCCGCGGTGACGCCGTCGGCGTCGTAGTCGCCGAACACGCGGATGAGGCGCCCCTCGGCGACGGCGCGCTCCGCCTCCGCCACGGCGGCCGGCAGGTCCGCCAGCCGTTCCGGGTCATGGACGAAGGTCGATTCGTCACAGCTCAACCAGCGGCCAGCCCGTTCCGCGTCGAACCCCCGCGCCGCCAGACACTGGGCGAGCGGGCGCGGCAAGCCGAGCTCGCGCACGATGGCGGCCGTCCGTTCGGGGTCGGCGGGCGCCGTCGTCCAGCGCCGGCCCGTCAGCGACAACCCGCCCCCGGCGACGCCCGTCAACGGGCTTGCGACCTCGCTTCGTGCGGCGGCTCGTCATCCGCAGGACCGCCGTCGGGCTGGGCGGCCCCCGCGCTCCGGTCGCCGTCGAGATCCTCGGCGTGGAGATCCTCGGCCGCCCTCCGTTGCGGATCGACTGGATCCGGCGGCGCACCGTCTTCCGGCTTGTGCGAGACCCCCGCGCGGGCCACGGCCTGCCGGAGGGTGCGGAGTTCGTTCTCCGCGCGCAGC harbors:
- a CDS encoding LapA family protein — its product is MTWYLVVFLLFAFGVAVFAAQNGQTVDVRLLMWKMNTTLAVVVLGAAFAGAVITACLGAVAQLRLRWRLLRAENELRTLRQAVARAGVSHKPEDGAPPDPVDPQRRAAEDLHAEDLDGDRSAGAAQPDGGPADDEPPHEARSQAR